The DNA sequence TCGGAGCCGCGGTTTTCATCCTTGCGCTCCCGGGGGGGCCGGCGGCGCGGGTTCCGGGCGTCGTCGCGGTCGCCGCGCATCCCCGAGGGGGCGTTGACCGGTTCGCCGGACAGGGAGTTCGAGTCGGGGAGCCGCTCGCCCCGGAAAATCCAGACCTTGACCCCGATCCTGCCGGCGGTGGTGGCGGCCTCGGTGAAGCCGTAGTCAATGTCGGCGCGCAGGGTGTGGAGGGGGACGCGGCCGGCGATGTAGCGCTCCGTGCGGCTCATTTCGGCCCCGCCCAGGCGGCCCGAGCAGATGATTTTGATCCCCTCGGCGCCGCGCCGCAGGGCCGACTCCAGCACCTTCTTCATCGCCCGGCGGAAGCCGATGCGCTTCTCGAGCTGGGAGGCCACGTTCTCGGCCACCAAGAGGGCGTTTATCTCGGGGTCGCGCACCTCGTCAATGAGGACCTTGACCGGTTTTTTCAGCTCGGCGGCGATGTCGTCCCGGAGCTTGTTCACCTCGGAACCCTTGCGGCCGATGATTATCCCCGGGCGGCTGCAACGGATGATCACCGTCACCAGGTTGGGCAGGCGCTCGAATTCGATGGAGGAGACCCCCGCGGCGTAGAGCTTCTTCTTGAGCTTTCTACGCTGGATGATGTCCTCGTGGAGCTGCGTGCGGTACTCCCGCCCCCGGGCGAACCAGCGGGACTCCCAGGGCTTGGAGAACCCGAGCCTGAAACCGATGGGGTGAGTCTTCTGTCCCATGGAGGCGCTACTCCTCTTCCTCGGTGGCCGTGGGGTCTTTCAGGTAAACGAAAACGCGGCTGGTCATCTTGCGGATGCGTCCGAACATGCCCTTGGCCTTGTAGCGGATGCGCTTGAGCGTCGGCCCCTGGTTGACCTGAACCTCGCCGACGATGAGGGCGTCGAGGTCGAGGACGCCGTCGAGGTCGTTGCTGGCGGCGTTGGCCAGGGCCGATTTCAGGACTTTCCCCATGATCGGCGCGGCCCCGGAGTTCATGTGCCGGCAGAGGGCGATGGCCTCGTTGACGTTGCGCCCGCGAACCACGTCGGCCACCCGGCGCAGCTTGTAGGGCGAAATGTGGACGAACCTGATGCTCGCTTTCATCGCAAACTCCCCCGCGGGGTCCGGGGTCGGGCTCGAGAGCCGCTACTTGAGGGCGGTGGACCGGGCGGACTTTCCGCCGTGGACGCGGAAGGTGCGCGTCGGCGCGAACTCGCCCAGCTTGTGGCCCACCATCTCCTCGGTGATGTATATCGGGACGTGCTTGTGTCCGTTGTGGACGGCGATGGTGTGCCGGATGAACTCGGGCGGGATCGTGGAGCGCCGCGCCCAGGTCCGGAGCACTTTGTGTTCGCCCGTCGCGTTGAGCTCGGCGATTTTCGCCAAAAGCTTCGGATCCACGAACGGCCCTTTTTTGATGGATCTAGACAATCTTACTCCGCGTGTCCGTTGAACTTCTAAGGAACCCTTTTAATCCGCGGACGGCCCGTCGTCCAACGACCTTATACCCGGGCCTCCGCAACTTTCATTCTTTTCCCGGAACGCCCTTCGGCCCCTGCCGATGCGCCCCAATCCCGTTATCGCCCTCTCCCGCGCAACCTCATCCGCGTAAATTCAACCCGGTTCCCCGAGCATGCCCCCCTTTAACCGGCCCAACCGGCCCAACCGGTCCCTAGAGCTTGACCTGGCCCTTGGCGCGTCCGCCGGCCTGCTTGCCGCGACGGCGTCCCAGGACCATGTAGCGGTTGGTCCCCTTGCGGGTGCGGAAGCCCTTGGTGGGCTTGCCCCAGGGGGATACGGGGTGCCGTCCGCCGCCGGTCTTTCCCTCGCCGCCGCCGTGGGGGTGATCCACGGGGTTCATGGCGGAGCCGCGGACCTTTGGGCGACGGCCGAGCCAGCGGTTGCGACCGGCCTTGCCCAGGGAGACGCGGTTGTGCTCGGACAGGGACACGGTTCCCAGGGTGGCCCGGCAGTCCAGGTGGATGAGCCGAACCTCGCCGGAGGGGAGGCGGATGTGTGCCCAGTCGCCGTCCTTGGCCGCCAGGCGGGCCCAGGCGCCGGCGGAGCGGGCCAACTGACCGCCCTTACCGGGTTTGAGCTCCACGTTGTGGACCAGGTGGCCCAGCGGCATGTAGCGGAGCTTCATCGCGTTGCCCGGCTTGACCTCGACCTCCTCACCGGAGATGACGGTGTCGCCGACCTTGAGACCCTTGGGCTGGATGATGTAACGCCACTCGCCGTCCAGGTACTTGAGCAGTGCCAGGTTGGCCGAGCGGTTGGGGTCGTAGTCTATGCGGGTCACGACGGCGGGGACGCCGTCCTTGGTGCGCTTGAAATCCACGAGCCGGATCTGGCGCTTGTGCCCGCCGCCGCGTCGGCGCATGGTGACGCGGCCCCTGTTGTTGCGGCCGCCCGAGGAGCTCTTGGCCTGCCGAAGCGATTTCGGCGAGCGCTCCTTGGAGAGGTCGGGGGTGACCAGCCGTGTCGCGTGTCGCACGCCGGCCGAGGTCGGTTTCATCTTCTTGACTGGCATTTTCAACCTCCCGGGGCAGCGTGGCTGCGGGGAGTCGTTTTTTCGGTGACCCTTACGCGCAACGTCTCGGCATTACTCGAAGGCAGTTTAACGGAGCATTCGCGGCCGACGATTGCCGGTGATTACCCGGCCCGCAGTGATTTTCCGATGAAAGGAGTTTTTTATTTATACCGGGCGGCGCGGTGTCTCTGATTTGGAAGCCGATCCCCGGCGCGCTTCGACAACACGTTCTTATGAGCCCTCGCCGCACAAAATACAACCGACCCGACTCCCCACGAAAAACTGAACCCCCGGCTCCCCCCAGACGACTCCCCCGGCCGACCGGCCCTACGCGCTCTCGAAGAGGGCGATGTGCTGGCCCGGAGCCAGAGTGACGATGGCCTTCTTCCACTTGGGCGTGTAGCCCACCTTCATGCGGACCGTGCGCTTCTTACCGTGGAAGACGGCGGTGTTGACGCGAAGGACCTTGACCTTGAAGGCCTGCTCCACGGCGCGTTTTATCTCGATCTTATTCGCGTCCGGGACGACGACGAAGGCGTACCGGTTCTCCTTCTCGCGCTTGATGGCGGCCTTGTCGCCGACCACGGGACGCAGGAGGATGTCGTAGGGCTCCCTCATCGGACCCACCCCTTGATGTTCTCGGCGAGGCGGAGAGCGGCGTCCCTGCTGAAGACGAGTTTTCCGTGCCACATCACCAGGTAGGCGTTGAGGTCGTCCACCCGGGCGGTGCGGCAGCCGGGGATGTTCCGGCTGGCCAGCCAGAGGCCGCGGTCGGCCTCGGCGGTGACGAAGAGCGGCTTCCGGGCGGCGTCGAGCTTGGCGAGGAGGGATGCCACCTCGCGGGTCTTGTTCTCGGGGAGGATGAGCTCGTCAACGATTTTCAGGCTGCCGGCGCGGTAGCCGAGGGCCTCGACGAGTGCGCGGC is a window from the bacterium genome containing:
- the rpsS gene encoding 30S ribosomal protein S19, whose amino-acid sequence is MSRSIKKGPFVDPKLLAKIAELNATGEHKVLRTWARRSTIPPEFIRHTIAVHNGHKHVPIYITEEMVGHKLGEFAPTRTFRVHGGKSARSTALK
- the rplB gene encoding 50S ribosomal protein L2, which produces MPVKKMKPTSAGVRHATRLVTPDLSKERSPKSLRQAKSSSGGRNNRGRVTMRRRGGGHKRQIRLVDFKRTKDGVPAVVTRIDYDPNRSANLALLKYLDGEWRYIIQPKGLKVGDTVISGEEVEVKPGNAMKLRYMPLGHLVHNVELKPGKGGQLARSAGAWARLAAKDGDWAHIRLPSGEVRLIHLDCRATLGTVSLSEHNRVSLGKAGRNRWLGRRPKVRGSAMNPVDHPHGGGEGKTGGGRHPVSPWGKPTKGFRTRKGTNRYMVLGRRRGKQAGGRAKGQVKL
- a CDS encoding 50S ribosomal protein L23, whose translation is MREPYDILLRPVVGDKAAIKREKENRYAFVVVPDANKIEIKRAVEQAFKVKVLRVNTAVFHGKKRTVRMKVGYTPKWKKAIVTLAPGQHIALFESA
- the rpsC gene encoding 30S ribosomal protein S3, producing MGQKTHPIGFRLGFSKPWESRWFARGREYRTQLHEDIIQRRKLKKKLYAAGVSSIEFERLPNLVTVIIRCSRPGIIIGRKGSEVNKLRDDIAAELKKPVKVLIDEVRDPEINALLVAENVASQLEKRIGFRRAMKKVLESALRRGAEGIKIICSGRLGGAEMSRTERYIAGRVPLHTLRADIDYGFTEAATTAGRIGVKVWIFRGERLPDSNSLSGEPVNAPSGMRGDRDDARNPRRRPPRERKDENRGSDKPHQGAKKE
- the rplV gene encoding 50S ribosomal protein L22: MKASIRFVHISPYKLRRVADVVRGRNVNEAIALCRHMNSGAAPIMGKVLKSALANAASNDLDGVLDLDALIVGEVQVNQGPTLKRIRYKAKGMFGRIRKMTSRVFVYLKDPTATEEEE
- the rplD gene encoding 50S ribosomal protein L4; the protein is MVTVDVLNREGSKVGEIELPVDALDEVTVTISNVVRAYMANRRRGTAATKTRGMVTGGGRKPWRQKGTGRARHGSRRSPLWTGGGIIFGPQPRDYTQRTPRKMKRRALVEALGYRAGSLKIVDELILPENKTREVASLLAKLDAARKPLFVTAEADRGLWLASRNIPGCRTARVDDLNAYLVMWHGKLVFSRDAALRLAENIKGWVR